The following coding sequences lie in one Xanthomonas hyacinthi genomic window:
- the upp gene encoding uracil phosphoribosyltransferase, with protein sequence MKIVEVRHPLVQHKIGLLRDAALSTKGFRELVTELGTLLGYEATADLETETHTMDGWAGPTQVQRIAGAKITLVPILRAGLGMLPGVLALIPAARVSVVGLQRDEETLQPVPYFERLTGRLEERDALILDPMLATGGTLIATVDMLKRAGARRIKGIFLVAAPEGLRALEAAHPDVEVYTAAIDDHLNDKGYILPGLGDAGDRIFGTRVA encoded by the coding sequence ATGAAGATCGTCGAAGTCCGCCATCCCCTGGTACAGCACAAGATCGGCCTGCTGCGCGACGCCGCGCTGAGCACCAAGGGCTTCCGCGAACTGGTCACCGAACTGGGCACCCTGCTCGGCTACGAAGCCACCGCCGACCTGGAGACGGAGACGCATACGATGGACGGCTGGGCCGGCCCCACCCAGGTGCAGCGCATCGCCGGGGCCAAGATCACCCTGGTGCCGATCCTGCGCGCGGGGCTGGGCATGCTGCCCGGCGTGCTGGCACTGATCCCGGCGGCGCGGGTCAGCGTGGTCGGCCTGCAGCGCGACGAGGAGACGCTGCAGCCGGTGCCCTACTTTGAGCGTCTCACCGGCCGCCTGGAGGAACGCGACGCGCTGATCCTGGACCCGATGCTGGCCACCGGCGGCACCCTGATCGCCACCGTGGACATGCTCAAGCGCGCCGGCGCGCGGCGGATCAAGGGCATCTTCCTGGTCGCCGCGCCGGAAGGGCTGCGCGCGCTGGAAGCGGCGCATCCGGACGTGGAGGTGTACACCGCCGCGATCGACGACCACCTCAACGACAAGGGCTACATCCTGCCCGGCCTCGGCGACGCCGGCGACCGCATCTTCGGTACCCGCGTCGCCTGA
- a CDS encoding TonB-dependent receptor produces the protein MPSKTPLFVAIAFGLSAACAAGGAQAAGDPAAAATDLDRVEVRPQLEAQARAVDLKRSSDAILDAVSADEVGDYPDQNVAESLQRLPGVSVTRDQGEGRFVVVRGLDAALNSVSIDGIAIGTPESDNRAAPMDVIPSESTERLKVVKSPTPDMPGDAIGGAILVESASAFDRDGRSIRAKLEANHQQLSDKTSPKASFNYSDLFADATFGVALGLNYQDREFQSDNSEGDYDAIDNGDLVMVEQQRRKYHIERKRIGANLNLDWHPDQGNRYYLRTLFSSFKDAETRQNTVIAFDADDIQANGDGSYSAPVDKLSKRVRYRTKQQDTLAASVGGENTLSGAVLDYQAGYTKTRERVNDEKEARFKYDGDDLDATIDQNRRLPAIGLSGDDWVSNGNYAFDKFVLSPGRTDDDEYSARINVRFDADNASYKFGLLGRWRDRDVDKNERELSEGPDIDLADWTVAPPEHRHNSLGEALSSAALRHYWARNGSQYSADDGDLGSNAVSALAEDYAAKEDVLAAYAMGSWDIGALRVIAGVRVENTRFKASGYQVDVADDGESFAASALQASSSYTNVLPGLHLRWNGDDWSLRAALNKTVSRPGFGQVAPHATVNNDDEEVELGNPNLDPYESTNLDLSFERYLGKTGIVSLGLFHKSIDGYIVDTVIDNDPAYAGYDVGMAINGKRAKVYGAEFNWQQPFAFLPEGWNGLLGGVSGTWLHTEFDPGLEDRQGEDFTLPRASKNVYTAFLGYEKDGFSTRLSAVYRSAYLDELGKARDYDIFVAPNTQLDFSLDYQVTDTVQLYFDASNLLDKPLERYQGTRAHTQQYEEYGRSFAVGVRVKL, from the coding sequence GTGCCTAGCAAGACTCCGCTGTTCGTGGCGATCGCTTTCGGCCTGAGCGCGGCCTGTGCCGCTGGCGGCGCACAGGCCGCGGGCGATCCCGCCGCTGCGGCGACCGACCTGGACCGGGTCGAGGTCCGCCCGCAACTCGAGGCGCAGGCCCGCGCGGTGGACCTCAAGCGCAGTTCCGATGCGATCCTGGACGCGGTCTCGGCCGACGAGGTCGGCGACTATCCGGACCAGAACGTGGCCGAATCGCTGCAACGCCTGCCGGGGGTCAGCGTCACCCGCGACCAGGGCGAGGGCCGCTTCGTGGTGGTGCGCGGGCTGGACGCCGCGCTCAACAGCGTCAGCATCGACGGTATCGCCATCGGTACCCCGGAGAGCGACAACCGCGCCGCACCGATGGACGTGATCCCGTCCGAATCCACCGAGCGGCTGAAGGTGGTCAAGTCGCCGACCCCGGACATGCCGGGCGATGCGATCGGCGGCGCAATCCTGGTGGAGTCGGCCTCGGCGTTCGACCGCGACGGCCGCAGCATCCGCGCCAAGCTCGAGGCCAACCACCAGCAGCTCAGCGACAAGACCAGCCCCAAGGCCTCGTTCAACTACAGCGACCTGTTCGCCGACGCCACGTTCGGCGTTGCGCTGGGCCTGAACTATCAGGACCGCGAGTTCCAGTCCGACAACAGCGAAGGCGACTACGACGCGATCGACAACGGCGACCTGGTCATGGTCGAGCAGCAGCGCCGCAAATACCACATCGAGCGCAAGCGCATCGGCGCCAACCTCAACCTGGACTGGCATCCGGACCAGGGCAACCGCTACTACCTGCGCACGCTGTTCAGCAGCTTCAAGGACGCCGAGACCCGGCAGAACACGGTGATCGCCTTCGACGCCGACGACATCCAGGCCAACGGCGACGGCAGCTATTCGGCGCCGGTGGACAAGCTGTCCAAGCGGGTGCGCTACCGCACCAAGCAGCAGGACACGCTGGCGGCGAGCGTCGGCGGCGAGAACACGCTGAGCGGCGCGGTGCTGGACTACCAGGCCGGCTATACCAAGACCCGCGAGCGGGTGAACGACGAGAAGGAGGCGCGCTTCAAGTACGACGGCGACGATCTCGACGCGACCATCGACCAGAACCGCCGCCTGCCGGCCATCGGCCTGTCCGGCGACGACTGGGTGTCCAACGGCAATTACGCGTTCGACAAGTTCGTGCTTTCGCCCGGGCGCACCGACGACGACGAATACAGCGCCAGGATCAACGTGCGCTTCGACGCCGACAACGCCAGCTACAAGTTCGGTTTGCTCGGGCGCTGGCGCGACCGCGACGTCGACAAGAACGAGCGCGAACTGTCCGAGGGGCCCGACATCGACCTGGCCGACTGGACCGTGGCGCCGCCCGAACACCGGCACAACAGCCTGGGCGAGGCGCTGAGTTCGGCGGCGCTGCGCCATTACTGGGCGCGCAACGGCAGCCAGTACAGCGCCGACGACGGCGATCTCGGCAGCAATGCGGTCAGTGCGCTGGCGGAGGACTATGCCGCCAAGGAAGACGTACTCGCCGCCTATGCGATGGGCAGCTGGGACATCGGCGCGCTGCGCGTGATCGCCGGCGTGCGCGTGGAGAACACCCGGTTCAAGGCCAGCGGCTACCAGGTCGACGTCGCCGACGACGGCGAGTCGTTCGCGGCCAGTGCGCTGCAGGCCAGCAGCAGCTACACCAATGTGCTGCCGGGCCTGCACCTGCGCTGGAATGGCGACGACTGGTCGCTGCGCGCGGCGCTGAACAAGACCGTGTCGCGGCCCGGCTTCGGCCAGGTCGCGCCGCACGCGACAGTCAACAACGACGACGAGGAAGTGGAACTGGGCAATCCGAACCTGGATCCCTACGAGTCGACCAACCTCGACCTGTCGTTCGAGCGCTACCTGGGCAAGACCGGCATCGTCTCGCTGGGCCTGTTCCACAAGTCGATCGACGGCTACATCGTGGACACGGTGATCGACAACGACCCGGCCTACGCCGGCTACGACGTCGGCATGGCGATCAACGGCAAGCGCGCCAAGGTCTATGGCGCCGAGTTCAACTGGCAGCAGCCGTTCGCGTTCCTGCCGGAAGGCTGGAACGGCCTGCTCGGCGGGGTCAGCGGCACCTGGCTGCATACCGAATTCGACCCGGGCCTGGAGGATCGCCAGGGCGAGGACTTCACCCTGCCGCGCGCCTCCAAGAACGTCTATACCGCCTTCCTCGGCTACGAAAAGGACGGTTTCTCCACCCGGCTCTCGGCGGTGTACCGCAGCGCCTACCTCGACGAACTGGGCAAGGCCCGCGACTACGATATCTTCGTGGCGCCCAACACCCAGCTCGACTTCAGTCTCGACTACCAGGTGACCGACACCGTGCAGCTGTACTTCGACGCCTCCAACCTGCTCGACAAGCCGCTGGAACGCTACCAGGGCACGCGCGCGCACACCCAGCAATACGAGGAATACGGCCGCAGCTTCGCGGTCGGCGTGCGGGTGAAGCTGTGA
- a CDS encoding phytase: protein MVVACSRAPSAAAPATTVATPAHADREPDEGAQHEPLLRQAKLSHVVVAEAFLTASTPADNLDSPASWTTPQGRRWVITTAKKSGELVVFDGDSGQRLRSVGGQGAAPGQMDRPNGIAVVGDLALVVERDNHRVQAFSLPDFAPVALFGAEDLKKPYGLWARPKDGGIEVIVSDNDMRGADEETVPPLAELGQRFRRYQLRRDGKAWTATLTQTFGDTTAAGAIRIAESVFADPAHDRLLLAEEDVASGTRLREYGLADGKYRGRDIGADLYKAQAEGIALLSCADGSGYWIGTDQFKDRSLFHVFDRQTLAHVGAFAGKVTANTDGVWLDQRGDARFPQGVFYALHDDQAVAAFDWRDIARSLHLKPCAQ, encoded by the coding sequence CTGGTCGTCGCCTGTTCCAGGGCGCCGTCGGCGGCGGCGCCCGCAACGACCGTCGCCACGCCGGCGCATGCCGACCGCGAACCGGACGAAGGCGCGCAACACGAGCCGCTGCTGCGCCAGGCCAAGCTGTCGCACGTCGTGGTCGCCGAAGCCTTCCTCACCGCGTCCACCCCGGCCGACAACCTCGATTCGCCGGCCAGCTGGACCACGCCGCAGGGCCGGCGCTGGGTCATCACCACCGCCAAGAAGAGTGGCGAACTGGTCGTGTTCGATGGCGACAGCGGGCAGCGCCTGCGCAGCGTCGGCGGGCAGGGCGCCGCGCCCGGGCAGATGGACCGGCCCAACGGCATCGCCGTGGTCGGCGACCTGGCGCTGGTGGTCGAACGCGACAACCATCGCGTGCAGGCGTTCTCGCTGCCGGACTTCGCCCCGGTCGCGCTGTTCGGCGCCGAGGATCTGAAGAAGCCGTACGGACTGTGGGCGCGGCCGAAGGACGGCGGCATCGAGGTCATCGTCAGCGACAACGACATGCGCGGCGCCGACGAGGAAACCGTGCCGCCGCTGGCCGAGCTGGGGCAGCGCTTCCGCCGCTACCAGCTGCGCCGCGACGGCAAGGCCTGGACCGCGACGCTGACCCAGACCTTCGGCGACACCACGGCGGCCGGCGCGATCCGCATTGCCGAATCGGTGTTCGCCGATCCGGCGCACGACCGCCTGCTGCTGGCCGAGGAAGACGTGGCCAGCGGCACCCGTCTGCGCGAATACGGCCTGGCCGACGGCAAGTACCGCGGCCGCGACATCGGCGCGGACCTGTACAAGGCGCAGGCCGAGGGCATCGCCTTGCTGAGCTGCGCCGACGGCAGCGGCTACTGGATCGGCACCGACCAGTTCAAGGACCGCAGCCTGTTCCACGTGTTCGACCGGCAGACGCTGGCGCATGTCGGCGCCTTCGCCGGCAAGGTCACCGCCAACACCGACGGCGTGTGGCTGGACCAGCGCGGCGACGCGCGCTTCCCGCAGGGCGTGTTCTACGCGCTGCACGACGACCAGGCGGTGGCCGCGTTCGACTGGCGCGACATCGCGCGCAGCCTGCACCTGAAACCCTGCGCGCAATAG
- a CDS encoding glycoside hydrolase family 9 protein gives MNLPTALRCLLLACLVVGGCASRSEDAAMSPIRLNQVGYLPAASKLAVVPDGHGEAFAVERADSGKVVLRGTLGAAATWAPAQQTVRIADFSALREAGRYRLRVDGLPASDSFAIAADAYDGVTRAALKAYYFNRASTALPGEYAGRHARAEGHPDTHVLIHASAASPGRPTGTAISAPKGWYDAGDYNKYVVNSGITVYTLLAAYEQFPAYFAAHKEGIPDSGGGVPDILREVDWNLQWLLAMQDPGDGGVYHKLTNLDFGGMQMPDQARAPRYVVQKSTAATLDFAAVMAQASRIYAPFDDRFDGVSRRMLQASRRAWAWAQAHPDAVYRQPADVHTGGYDDDRLDDEFAWAATELYLATGEDAFYDAAMARNVPASVPSWGSVGGLAWMSLAQHRARLTAHADQARIAREIDGVAAHLLRAWQDSAWKVAMTPADFHWGSNSTALNQAMLLLQAYQLQRKPEYLQAAQSQLDYVLGRNPLGMSFVTGIGARSPLHIHHRISIADGVALPVPGLLVGGPQPGQQDAGACKHVYASSLPALSYLDQECSYASNEVAINWNAPLVYVSAALQNLQR, from the coding sequence ATGAACCTGCCTACCGCCTTGCGTTGCCTGCTGCTCGCCTGCCTGGTCGTCGGTGGCTGCGCCTCGCGTTCCGAGGATGCCGCCATGTCGCCGATCCGGCTCAACCAGGTCGGCTACCTGCCGGCCGCCAGCAAGCTCGCGGTGGTGCCCGATGGCCACGGCGAGGCGTTCGCGGTCGAGCGCGCCGACTCGGGCAAGGTGGTGTTGCGCGGCACGCTGGGCGCCGCGGCGACCTGGGCGCCAGCGCAGCAGACGGTGCGCATCGCCGACTTCTCCGCGTTGCGCGAGGCGGGCCGCTATCGCCTGCGCGTGGACGGGCTGCCGGCGTCGGACAGCTTCGCCATCGCCGCCGATGCCTACGATGGCGTGACGCGCGCAGCGCTGAAGGCCTACTACTTCAACCGCGCCAGCACCGCGCTGCCCGGCGAGTACGCCGGTCGCCACGCGCGCGCGGAAGGGCATCCGGACACCCACGTGCTGATCCACGCCTCGGCGGCCTCGCCCGGGCGCCCGACCGGCACTGCGATCTCCGCGCCGAAGGGCTGGTACGACGCCGGCGACTACAACAAGTACGTGGTCAATTCCGGCATCACCGTGTACACCTTGCTGGCCGCCTACGAGCAGTTCCCGGCCTATTTCGCCGCGCACAAGGAAGGCATCCCGGACAGCGGCGGCGGCGTGCCGGACATCCTGCGCGAGGTCGACTGGAACCTGCAGTGGCTGCTGGCGATGCAGGATCCGGGCGACGGCGGCGTCTACCACAAGCTGACCAATCTGGACTTCGGCGGCATGCAGATGCCCGACCAGGCGCGCGCGCCGCGCTACGTGGTGCAGAAGAGCACCGCGGCCACACTCGACTTCGCCGCGGTGATGGCCCAGGCCAGCCGCATCTACGCCCCGTTCGACGATCGCTTCGACGGCGTGTCCAGGCGCATGCTGCAGGCCTCGCGCCGCGCCTGGGCCTGGGCGCAGGCGCATCCGGACGCGGTCTACCGGCAGCCGGCGGACGTGCACACCGGCGGCTACGACGACGACAGGCTCGACGACGAGTTCGCCTGGGCGGCGACCGAGCTGTACCTGGCCACCGGCGAGGACGCGTTCTACGACGCGGCGATGGCGCGCAATGTGCCGGCGAGCGTGCCAAGCTGGGGCTCGGTGGGTGGGCTGGCGTGGATGTCGCTGGCGCAGCACCGCGCGCGGCTGACCGCGCATGCGGACCAGGCGCGCATCGCGCGCGAGATCGACGGCGTGGCCGCGCACCTGCTGCGCGCCTGGCAGGATTCGGCGTGGAAGGTGGCGATGACCCCGGCCGACTTCCACTGGGGCAGCAACAGCACCGCGCTGAACCAGGCGATGCTGCTGCTGCAGGCCTACCAGCTGCAGCGCAAGCCGGAGTACCTGCAGGCCGCGCAGTCGCAGCTGGACTACGTGCTCGGGCGCAATCCGCTGGGCATGTCGTTCGTGACCGGTATCGGCGCGCGTTCGCCGCTGCACATCCACCATCGCATCTCCATCGCCGACGGCGTCGCCCTGCCGGTGCCGGGCCTGCTGGTCGGCGGCCCGCAGCCGGGCCAGCAGGATGCCGGGGCGTGCAAGCACGTCTATGCCTCGTCGCTGCCGGCGCTGTCCTACCTGGACCAGGAGTGCAGCTACGCCAGCAACGAAGTGGCGATCAACTGGAACGCGCCGCTGGTGTACGTGAGCGCAGCGCTGCAGAACCTGCAGCGCTGA
- a CDS encoding Lrp/AsnC family transcriptional regulator translates to MKITASDQRLLSLLREDARASTAQIARKLGLSRTTVQSRIERLEREGVICGYTVRTRDDFEQGHIRAHILITVLPKKMTSVVKALREIDEVRVLHSVSGSYDLIALGVVPGVNDMDVLTDRIGAVDGVERTTSSIILSTKFER, encoded by the coding sequence ATGAAGATCACAGCCTCCGACCAACGCCTGCTCTCGCTGCTGCGCGAGGACGCCCGTGCCTCCACCGCGCAGATCGCCCGCAAGCTCGGCCTGTCGCGCACCACCGTGCAGAGCCGGATCGAGCGGCTGGAGCGCGAGGGCGTGATCTGCGGCTACACGGTGCGCACTCGCGACGACTTCGAGCAGGGCCACATCCGCGCGCACATCCTGATCACCGTGCTGCCGAAGAAGATGACCTCGGTGGTCAAGGCGCTGCGCGAGATCGACGAGGTCCGCGTACTGCATTCGGTCAGCGGCTCCTACGACCTGATCGCGCTGGGCGTGGTGCCGGGGGTCAACGACATGGACGTGCTGACCGACCGCATCGGCGCGGTCGATGGAGTGGAGCGCACCACCTCGTCGATCATCCTGTCGACCAAGTTCGAGCGCTGA
- a CDS encoding helix-turn-helix domain-containing protein: MDGLAGLVAFVHAVEQRSYVAAARILGVSASAVSKSVARLETRLGVRLLSRTTRSIDVTEEVRCSTNDANAFSTNCGMRKPPWYKAVRRPEAGYASAFRRSSVCIC, translated from the coding sequence GTGGATGGCCTAGCAGGACTGGTTGCCTTCGTTCATGCGGTCGAGCAGCGCAGCTATGTTGCGGCCGCGCGCATTCTCGGCGTTTCGGCGTCTGCCGTTTCCAAGAGCGTGGCACGGCTGGAGACTCGGTTGGGCGTGCGCCTTCTCAGCCGGACGACGCGAAGCATCGACGTAACCGAAGAGGTGCGCTGTTCTACGAACGATGCAAACGCGTTCTCGACGAACTGTGGGATGCGGAAGCCACCCTGGTACAAAGCCGTGAGACGCCCAGAGGCCGGCTACGCGTCAGCGTTCCGCAGATCGTCGGTCTGCATTTGCTGA
- a CDS encoding MBL fold metallo-hydrolase yields the protein MQLWSIQGNSQKLDGGAMFGNAPKAMWQQWAAPDDGNRIALACRALLARPLAGKTVLFETGIGAFFAPALRERYGVQEQRHVLLDSLQAAGVAHTDIDVVVLSHLHFDHAGGLLAPWREGAAPELLFPNARFLVGAAHWQRALQPHPRDRASFIPELPGLLEASGRLELVDGDYSRTLGEAVRFHFSDGHTPGLMLAEIVGTPQADGQAHGGVAFCADLIPGRCWVHVPITMGYDRNAELLIDEKRAFLEDALARNVHLFFTHDPDCALAQLARDGKGRFVTTHELPALQARALAGGIPAGG from the coding sequence ATGCAACTCTGGTCGATCCAAGGAAACTCCCAGAAGCTCGACGGCGGCGCGATGTTCGGCAACGCGCCCAAGGCGATGTGGCAGCAGTGGGCCGCGCCGGATGACGGCAACCGCATCGCGCTGGCCTGTCGCGCGCTGCTGGCGCGTCCGCTGGCCGGCAAGACGGTGCTGTTCGAGACCGGCATCGGCGCGTTCTTCGCGCCGGCGCTGCGTGAGCGCTACGGGGTGCAGGAACAGCGCCACGTGTTGCTGGATTCGCTGCAGGCGGCCGGCGTCGCGCATACCGACATCGACGTGGTGGTGCTGAGCCATCTGCACTTCGACCATGCCGGCGGGCTGCTGGCGCCATGGCGCGAGGGCGCCGCGCCGGAACTGCTGTTCCCGAACGCGCGCTTTCTGGTCGGCGCGGCGCACTGGCAGCGCGCACTGCAGCCGCATCCGCGCGACCGCGCCAGCTTCATTCCCGAGTTGCCCGGCCTGCTCGAGGCCAGCGGCCGCCTGGAACTGGTCGACGGCGACTACTCGCGCACGCTGGGCGAGGCGGTGCGCTTCCATTTCAGCGACGGGCATACCCCGGGGCTGATGCTGGCCGAGATCGTCGGCACGCCGCAGGCCGATGGACAGGCGCACGGCGGCGTCGCCTTCTGCGCCGACCTGATCCCCGGCCGCTGCTGGGTGCATGTGCCGATCACGATGGGCTACGACCGCAACGCCGAACTGCTGATCGACGAGAAGCGCGCGTTCCTGGAAGACGCGCTGGCGCGCAACGTGCATCTGTTCTTCACCCACGACCCGGATTGCGCGCTGGCGCAGCTGGCGCGCGATGGCAAGGGCCGTTTCGTCACCACCCATGAGCTGCCGGCATTGCAGGCGCGCGCGCTGGCCGGCGGCATTCCGGCTGGCGGCTGA
- a CDS encoding aminotransferase class III-fold pyridoxal phosphate-dependent enzyme: MTVLGPLAPLRAHAGERLTAGLDDAGIERLAASHPQLGAAIAAAAAEYARLAPEFADLLELDESEQIRILQAGFVNFYADDAVTPYVALAARGPWVVTLKGAVLYDAGGYGMLGFGHTPDAVLEAMARPQAMANVMTPSLAQLRFERALRAEIGQRRGGCPYSKFMCLNSGSEAVGLAARIADINTKLQTDPGARHAGARIKRIVVKGSFHGRTDRPGLYSDSSRKAYVQHLASYRGEDSVIAIAPYDVDALRRAFAEAEHNGWFVEAVFLEPVMGEGDPGRALPPAFYAAARELTRAHGSLLLVDSIQAGLRAHGVLSVVDYPGFEQLDAPDMETYSKALNAAQYPLSVLAVTEHAAQLYRKGTYGNTMTSNPRALDVASATLAQLTPQVRANIRARGAEAVQKLEKLKAELGGLITQVQGTGLLFSCALAPQFKCYGAGSTEEWLRQHGVNVIHGGENSLRFTPHFGMDGEELDLLVGLIGRALREGPRIAQAAAA, encoded by the coding sequence ATGACCGTACTCGGCCCCCTCGCCCCGCTGCGCGCCCATGCCGGCGAACGCCTGACCGCCGGCCTGGACGATGCCGGCATCGAACGCCTGGCCGCCTCGCACCCGCAGCTGGGCGCCGCGATCGCCGCCGCCGCCGCCGAATACGCGCGCCTGGCGCCGGAGTTCGCCGACCTGCTGGAGCTGGACGAGAGCGAGCAGATCCGCATCCTGCAGGCCGGCTTCGTCAACTTCTACGCCGACGACGCGGTCACCCCGTACGTGGCGCTGGCCGCACGCGGACCGTGGGTGGTCACGCTGAAGGGTGCGGTGCTGTACGACGCCGGCGGCTACGGCATGCTCGGCTTCGGCCACACCCCGGATGCAGTGCTGGAAGCGATGGCGCGGCCGCAGGCGATGGCCAACGTGATGACCCCGAGCCTGGCGCAGCTGCGCTTCGAGCGCGCGCTGCGCGCCGAGATCGGCCAGCGCCGCGGCGGCTGCCCGTACAGCAAGTTCATGTGCCTCAACTCCGGCTCCGAAGCGGTCGGCCTGGCCGCGCGCATCGCCGACATCAACACCAAGCTGCAGACCGACCCGGGCGCGCGTCACGCCGGCGCCCGGATCAAGCGCATCGTGGTCAAGGGCAGCTTCCACGGCCGCACCGACCGGCCGGGTCTGTACTCCGATTCCAGCCGCAAGGCCTACGTGCAGCACCTGGCCAGCTATCGCGGCGAGGATTCGGTTATCGCAATCGCGCCCTACGACGTGGACGCGCTGCGCCGCGCGTTCGCCGAGGCCGAGCACAACGGCTGGTTCGTCGAGGCGGTGTTCCTGGAGCCGGTGATGGGCGAAGGCGACCCGGGCCGCGCGCTACCGCCGGCGTTCTACGCCGCCGCGCGCGAACTGACCCGCGCCCACGGCAGCCTGCTGCTGGTCGATTCGATCCAGGCCGGACTGCGCGCCCACGGCGTGCTGTCGGTAGTGGACTACCCCGGCTTCGAGCAACTCGATGCGCCGGACATGGAAACCTATTCCAAGGCGCTCAACGCCGCGCAGTACCCGCTGTCGGTGCTGGCGGTGACCGAACATGCCGCGCAGCTGTACCGCAAGGGCACCTACGGCAACACCATGACCAGCAATCCGCGCGCGCTGGACGTGGCCAGCGCCACGCTGGCGCAGCTGACCCCGCAGGTGCGCGCCAACATCCGCGCGCGCGGTGCCGAGGCGGTGCAGAAACTGGAAAAGCTCAAGGCCGAACTCGGCGGGCTGATCACCCAGGTGCAGGGCACCGGGCTGCTGTTCTCCTGCGCGCTGGCGCCGCAGTTCAAGTGCTACGGCGCCGGCTCCACCGAGGAATGGCTGCGCCAGCACGGGGTCAACGTGATCCACGGCGGCGAGAATTCGCTGCGCTTCACCCCGCATTTCGGCATGGATGGCGAAGAGCTGGACCTGCTGGTCGGCTTGATCGGCCGCGCCTTGCGCGAAGGTCCGCGCATCGCTCAGGCCGCGGCAGCCTAG